A window of Punica granatum isolate Tunisia-2019 chromosome 8, ASM765513v2, whole genome shotgun sequence genomic DNA:
aatttctattcctttttcgcttccgttgcgccccgtgaaactagcataTTGCCCAAAGAAAAGGTACCCGTTCCACTGTCAATCCTTATCCTCTATATAACTTTCTCAGTTATAGTCGTCTGTCTCCTTCCTATActgcctttcttttttctttggattCTGTTTCTATTCCTAAATCTGTTAGAGAGGCATTGTCACATCCTGGTTGGCGGGAAGCAatggaagatgagatgtcttctTTGCATGCCAATGGCACTTGGGACCTTGTATCTTTGCCCCCTGGAAAGACTGTTGTGGGGTGCCGATGGTCGTATTGATCGATTAAAGGCTCGTCTAGTTGCCAAGGGCTATACACAGATTCCTGGACTAGACTATGGCGATACATTTTCTCCTGTAGCGAAGGTGGCTTCTGTGCGTCTACTGTTGTCATTGGTGGCCATTAATCATTGGTCGCTGCATCAGTTGGACATCAAGAATGCTTTTCTACATGGAGACTTGGAGGAGGAAGTTTATATGGAGCAACCACCTGGGTTTGTTGCTCAGGGGGAGTACTTTGGCAAGGTATGTAAACTCCGCAAGTCTTTGTATGGGTTGAAACAGTCTCCTCGGGCATGGTTTGATCGCTTCAGTTCGGCAGTTTTGAAGTTTGGTCTTGTGAGAAGTCAATTCGATCATTCGGTGTTCTTCAGACACTATGAAGGAAGACATATTCTCCTGGTtgtatatgttgatgatatcgTAATTACAAGGGATGATGTAGTTGGCATCTTTCAACTGAAGGCTTTTTTGCACTCACAGTTTCAGACCAAAGACTTGGGAGCCTTGAAGTATTTTCTTAGGATTGAGGTTGCTCAGTCTGAGCGTGGTATTTACATATCGCAAAGGAAGTATGTGTTAGACATCTTAGAGGAAACAAAATTGCTCGAGTGTAAGCCAGTTGATACACCGATGGATCCTAATGTCAAGTTGGCACCAGGAGACGGAGAACCCTTTCTCGATGTTGGGCGATATCGCAGACTGGTCGGTAAGTTGAACTACCTCACAGTTACTAGACCAGACATTTCTTTCTCAGTGAGTGTTGTCAGTCAATTCCTAGATTCACCAACTGAAACTCACTGAAATGCTGTAATTTGGATTATGAAGTACCTTAAGGGTGCTCCTGGTAGAGGATTGCTATATCAAGATCGATGTCATAATGAAGTAGTTGGATATACTGATGCAGATTGGGCCGGTTCAAAATCAGATAGAAGATCCACAACAGGTTACTGTGTGTTGTTTGGAGGAAACATAATTTCCTGGAAAAGTAAGAAGCAAAATGTTGTTGCTCGATCGAGTGCCGAAGCTGAATATAGGGCGATGGCTCTAACCACTTCTGAGTTGTTGTGGGTGAAGCAATTGCTTGGAGAGTTGGGAGTAGAACAACCTTGTCCTATGAAGTTATTTTGTGATAATCAGGCTGCACTACACATTGCGTCGAACCCTGTTTTTCATGAGAGAACGAAACATATCGAGGTCGATTGTCACTTTGTTAGAGAAAAGTTGCAGTCTCAGGATATTGTGACCGCCTTTGTTAGCTCAAATGATCAATTGGCAGATATTTTTACTAAAGCTCTTAGGGGTCATCGagtatattatatttgtaaCAAGCTGGGCATACACAATATAtatgctccaacttgagggggtgtattaaatatatagatgttAATAGTTTAGGGATTTCAATATAAATAGTCTTGAGTTTATATTCTTTATGTAATTAACAGTAGAATATATAAAGAGGGTTGTGTGTCTAGTGAAAGACACGATTCTTTTCCCAATTTCTATTTTGCACAGAAATAATTCTGGAAacttgaaaaacaaaaattatggAAGCCAACACAGGAGAAAAAGGCTTGAGGGCCTGGTCGACATCCACCCAACCCCCGTCTAAGGTGGACAGCAGCCTCCGCCGACGTCAGGGTTCTCGCTAACAACCACGGTTGGAAtccatttaatttcattttatttcaaaaattcaactTCAAAGTAAGCGGTATCGATTTTGAAAACATCTTTAgaaatggtaaaaaaaaaaaaaccattttagaaaaaaaattatttcataccAAAACTCCACTGAGAAATACACCACGAGCTGGCCATCCCGGCACAACTTCTTCTTTTCCCCGACAACGATTTTCACAGGCCTAACGATAAGAGATTTCGGATAAGCGAAATGGGCATTTGGTCTGGATGGACAGCACCTCAAATAGCTTAGTTGCAGTTGGCCTCGCTATTCCTCTATCATATCGTGTGTTCTCAATTATTACACAAAGATAGTCTCATAGCCCCCAACTCCGGTCGTGAGCAGGAAATACAAAACAAGCACGTATACATGATAAAACAAACAATTATGATCAGTCTCATTCCCAACGATATGATACAATCGCTTCCATAGTTACGAATATCAGATAGGGCAGCTTACGTCCGTCATTTATTTCCCCACTAGACTTGTCAGATAAGGCAGCGTTACAAATACTCGATCATACAATGTCCTACCAATCTAATGACATGCCTTAGTAGAAAAGGAAAGTCATAATCTAGTAGTAGCTTTGATCTTGAGCCATCTTGTCAGTGTGTGGAAGGCAAGCGCTTCCGACAATATCTCGTTTACCAGAAATCACAGCAATGGCACCCGGTAATGGTATCACAACAGAGAAAACTGTTTTTCTAGATCCAACATCGATGAGGCCCCCACACTCCAATTTCTCTAGATCCCACAAAGCCAGCAGATACATCGAACGGAACTTTATATATCGAACGAAACTTATGGACCAGCAGCACACAATTGAAAAATCCTATAAGCAAACATCGCAAAAGATCTAAGAGAACAGTGCAACAGTAATGcccgaaagaaaagaaagtgccattatcatatatatgacTGAAGATAAACTTCTGCTACTCTCTTAAGTAAATGCCAAAGCATTTAAGTTTGGAAAATGGATAGACAGTATCAATCAATCAGTTCTGTAACTAAATTGTATCATTTCCTTCCTTGCTGCTCGAGCAACAGAGGCTCGTGGGCATGCTGGTTGATTAAGGACAGCTTGAACCATCAAATGAAGAGTGTCACTGTTCGGTGACCATCAATCATCTCAACTTCATTGCTGCAAATGAGTTTGCAAGTTCAATTGACTCATCTAACTGCGAGGCATCAGTTCCCTGGCAATATTAATTCCAAGAATAACGAAAATCATTACAAATATACCCAAGGAACCAGCAGATAGTTAACTAAAGAAACTGCTTGCAGTGGAAAGACGGAGGTGGATACATTGCATTAAGGCATTCAAAGAGACTAATTTAtgatatttgtttatttaattttaaagggtTGTGCGCTATGATAGGCAAGGAAAAATCTTCACGAACCTGGCCTGAAGCAAGACCAGCTTTCCCTTTGCCAGATCGACCATTAATAGGTTGCATTGCAGCTGCCACCCACTCTGATACTTCCAACTCCTTCCCCTTTCCGTTGCCCTGAGGCACTGCGGCACACACCACCACCTTATTGGATGCTTCATCGGTGCTAAATACCATTACTGAAAGCCcctgttttttgttttttccatTATCCGTCAACAGGTAAGTGTAATACTATTAGTATACAAACACACTCAGAAGATGGAACACGAATAAATGTTGAATGCTCATGTCACCCAATTTGCATATAATGTAATGAGATTCAACATAAGGAGAATATTAAAATGAGGACATGCCTTTTGATCTCGAGCCTTCAAGACTGCCTCACGGACAGCAGCTGCATCTTGACCAACATCAACCCGGCATACGCAGAATCCCTTTCCATCCGAAGCTGCACTCTCAGCTGCCTTCATGGCTTCCCCTACAGCCTTCTTAACATTCGCTTCCGCAATCTTTTTCTGTGCCTTCTTCACTTCAGCCTGTTTCCCATCAGACCATTCAAACTTATTTACAGCAAACTTCGCACCCCCATAAACAAGTGGTAAATAGGAGGCAGATAAGTTCCATGATGCAGAGACATGGTGTTAACCTGTAGAGCAGTCATCTTAGTTTTGATGTTAGCTTTCCTAGATGCAGGAATTTGTGCTGCCTCCACACGGCTCTTCAAAGACGCCACTTTCTGCAGTTTCAGAAACCCCACATCACTCAGAAACACacatatagaaaaataaaataaaatgtgagGCCTAACTAATGAAGCTAGGCTAAATTAATGACCTTTTCCAGCATGCTTCCTTCAATTTTATATGCATCATTTATTTCCTGCCCAAGTGAATCTGCCAATTCAAATGCCTTCAAGGCACAATCAGCGGTAAAAGCAGTCATTCTTCTGATCCCTTTAGCAACTGACTCCTCAGATACAAGAGCAAATGCCTTAGCTTCCCTTGTATTCGATATATGAGTACCTAAATAGACCCGATACATGCAGAAACAAGATTAAAAGATAATTCCAAGCAAAGAATCAAGACCACCAACAAAGCAAACTAGTATTAACCTCCGCAGAGTTCAGCTGAATATGACAACCATGCTTCATTATCTGGATCAGATAGAAGGTCTTCTACCTTTCTGCCGATGGATACCACTCTAACTGGATCGGGATAGATCTGCAacaggagaaaaagaaatatatttccACCAGAACAGAACAAGATAATATAAAGTACTCAGCTCCCACTACATTAGTGAGGCCAGCCGGAAGGACAAGGACGGCAACTGATGCAACAAACCTCTCCAAAAACGGCTCGCAAACCATTTATCCGCTTTGCTTCAGATAGGGTTGCCTCCTTCGCAAATACATCCAACTCAGCTTTTATTTGCTCGTTGACAATTGACTCAATTTTTCTCATAAGCTCTGTCTCTACCTGCTTGCCTATACAAAGATCTCACGGTTATTAAATTGATTGTGTCAATGAGAGCTGGTTgtggccaaaaaaataaaaagaggagCTTGTTTACTACATCTATCCTACcatgagaaaaatcaaatctcAGTTTGTCAGGAAGAACAATTGATCCCTTCTGGTCAACGTGATTGCCAAGCACTTCCTGCATTAACATTGCCCAGAGAAACCTGCTCAGACAAAGCAAGGGAGACCCAAAATCTAGAGAACATAAACACAAAGTCAAAGTTGAGGTCGAATTGCCATTATCAACTTACTCTGAGAGCAAAGTTCAACATGTGTGTACAGGTGTGATTAGGCGCAATGAGCTTACGCCTTTCATAATCAACCTGCATGTTGCGTTAGAACAAAGtcaaaatcaaaaaaaaaaaaagtgataagAAGGTGCATGGGCCCTATGGATTACCATGTTTGATTGTACATTTTAAGTAGTACTCTGTTAGGTTACCGATATTACCACTATAGTGCCAATCCACATTGCCTAAGGGAGGGTTGTCTTATGCGGAGTGCCAACGATATGGCCATCTctagaaaagaagaaataactAAAGTaccctcatcttcttccccaCCTCCCGAAAACCCTAGACCATTGTTGCCGCTGAGAACATCGCCTTTTGTTGCCGCCCCCTCAGCAACCCTCTTCTCCTCCAGTTGAAGATGTTCTCAGAGCACAAAAAAGCAAGGAGGCATCAGTTGAAGCAACAGAAGCCTCGATCGAAGCCCCTCTTCTTCAAATCAAAGCGTGGAGGCTTCGATTGAAGCACAGAGAGGATTCAGTCGAAGTCTCCCTACTTCGAATGAAACGTAGGGGCTTCGACTGAAGCCTCTCTGTGCTTCAATCGAAGCTCAGAGGCTTCCATCGAAACCTCTTGGCTCCGATCGAAGCTTCATGGGCGGCAGCGATGGTTGCTGCCATCTGTACTTTGCCGTTACAGGCCTGAGCAGaaattttttcctcttttttttttgtttttttttagtaaaaggcatatcaatttcaaatatcTTCCTTCAAAGGCTATTTTAGTCATAAACATTACATGTCTAGTAATGTAAATGGAGCATTTTTAAGAACACCAAACCGATTAAAGTGGACATCTAGCAATCTATGTATAGATAATTTATCTTGAGGTAACCTATGTTATATTGCCACAAAAATACTAATAATCCACCAACGCCTCCTTAGTGAAAGGAAAAGTTATGGAGTACGCTGTTTACCTTGCAAATTACTTCATCACCAACTGTCATCCCGCCAGCTTCTGTTGATAGAGAACCAATGTGAAGAACAAAACCACCATAAATTTGGACATTGCAAACTTCAAATGAGCCAAATGGGCCTTCGAGTAACCCGGTATCACATATCTACAGATAAAGAAAACATGTTATCTACCATCTAGGGCGACTCTTTCGTATATAGTCTTTGCATCCTCTTatattatttactattttccttTCTATTTACTATTAGGAAAAGATGCTATGCAAGGCAAActatgaaaatatatagtcTATGAGAAAGAAATCAATTCCAGCTGGAGGGGGAAAAACTATAAATTTCTCCTTCTgtaaatattttgtatatcCTTTTATATGCAGCTCCACCCTCCGATGCTGCTATTAATACAAGTGACCTTTATCGACTGAAAGAAATTCTTACTGCATTGCACATGAATCAaaatactgaaaaaaaaaaaagaaaactgaaaaatgaaatacaCAATATAAATAGGAGATTATTGCAATTGCAGTCAAGAAGAAAGTCCAAAGTGACATGCAAACAACATGATACCTGACCACCTTGCTCTGCATAGAAAGATGTAGTCTCTAGAACTAACCCAACTTCATCGCCACATGAAGCATTCTCTAGAAACTCATTACCGGTATAGATAGCTCTAATTGTACTCTTGTGGTCCTGCCATGAAGTCAAGAAATGCTTACTTGCATCAGATTTATAACAATCCAACCATAATAGTTGAACAAAGCTAATCGCCAAGTGCATTGAAACCTGAAACCATATAAACTTTAAGGAATCATCAGTTGCAGCAACTCCTTTCTTGTGTAATGATGAGGTAGCATCAGCATCCATGACAATAGCACCACCATTTTGCTGCAAAAGAATATACTTAGCAAATGGAAATACAACTGCCTCCACACCCAACTTTTTATACATCAGACTGAACTACATTTCTCGAAAGAAGGTTATAGTGCATGATTTCTAGAGTAGAAAAATCAGAGCACTTCTTTGCACACTTCAAAATTGCCCAGAACCGAGGAACATTTTAGAAACTGAGAACCGTGACCATTACGATTACAGGATATTACAAAGCACGCAAGCAACCTTGATTTGTACACTTCTTGATCTCTCTCTTGCCTCCTCCATAGCGCTATTGAAACCTTGTACATCAACTACCAAGCCTCTTTCCTCTGCCATTAACTGGAGGGAAGATTGATCAGTTACAGTATGAAAGACATGAATAGGTGACATATGCTCCTTACCTGAGTCAAATCCAATGGGAATCCATATGTGTCCCATAAGAGAAAAGCTTCCTACATGAAGTCATGGATAATTGAAGATAAGCGCAGGTAAAGAAGAGACATGTCTACTTGGAGAAAACTTTTAGAATAGTACAACAGACCCACATCTTAATTAAATGCCGGGCTATACCAAATAGTAAATATTGCTGCAGCAAGCGAAAAGACATGAAATTCATGAAATGCATGGAAAAGCAATTAGTTCACCTGTCCACTCAGTATCTTTCCCTGGACATCCTGAGCAGCTTTCTTGAACTTTTCTATCCCCTAAAGAAGAGTTCAGGGAAAATCAGGTCATGTATTAggaccaaaaagaaaagttaaaaGCCAAATATGTCACAATCACGGAATGAATATGGCAAGGATCTTCAACAAAGTTGAAGACAAAATGTATTTAAGTATTTTTAATCATCACACTAtgccaaaagagaaaaagaaagaaaaaagagacaTTATATCTTCTGTCTACCATATAAAGAAGCCTGAAGAAGACACTACTGTTAATTACTTGTAGCTATAGAAATCCATGAGCCACCACAAACCCATGCTCGCTATAACTCACTATTTTCACGCTTTAATTTCCATTGCTTGATTAAAATCACTAAGGAGGCTTGCAGAATACCAATTAAAAGGAATCTAATTAACATAGCATTACTACACTTAGAGATAGCGTTAGCGCCTCTATCAAAAAGCAACATCCAAAAAGCATTCATTCCTCAAATCACGGTTTTCATGAACCATGATGGACACTATTCCGAACATTGCCACCCATACAACTAAAACACTACTTCCACCAGTATTTGACTTCCGGAAATTGTTGAATTAAATCTGTTCGTACTATTTCACCGTCCTAATGATGTGAGCAAGCTTAATGCAACCTACATGCCTCAAGGAACCTCATTCTCTTTCTCCACATTTTTTACGAATATAGTTCCAGAACAATGGATGAAGAATTTAGAAAGCGTTTGGTAATGGAGTAGAGTCATACTTTACTTTACTCCACGAGATGAAGATAAAAGTAGTTAggggaatttattattaaaaaaaaggtcgtaataatggttaagaaaaagtatgtgagagaatttattgtaaaattggagaagaagacaaacatataatgaatagttgggagaatttagtattaaaaaattagttataataatGGTTAAGGGAAAGTAGgcgagaatttattattaaattggagaaaaaaataaaaaaaaagtaatgattgtgttgttgaattgagggaaaGATAAAGTAGATAGAGTAGAGTTTGATTATATTTAGTTACCAAACAAAGCCATTTCTTGGATAAGCTTTATGAGGGTATAGAGACTGAACctagaagaaaagaaatattaaaaaaatttgtggaCTAGATATCTGTGTCTATCAAGAAGGAAAGCCAACCACTATAATCTTCTTACATTCATCAACAAAAAACACTCAAATCTTGTAGTTCTAAAACTAAGTGCTTCATTTCTtggcaaaataaaaaaaaataatagattAGCTAGACAACGACTTCATTACAAAGATTTTTAGATTGGATATACCCTCACCTTCAGCAAAGTCTTCCCAAAGCTTGCTTCCTCTTCTGCTATGATCTCCCGAATGCGCACTTCATGTTGCTTCAACTCAGGAAAAACATCACCCATCAACTTTACTACAACAGCTACAAGCCTGAGAGGCAAATCATTTAAATTACGTTATGCCACAATCAACTGTGAATGCACATAAAAAAGTTAGTCcacataaaataaagaaattctCATACCCATTAAAAAATCCTTCTTGAGCTTTGAGAACTTCGCTACCATACCGAACAGCTCGACGAAGGATGCGCCTAAGCACATATTCACGGCCCTCATTCCCTGCAAAAGAGAATTACCATGACTGCTAAGGAGAACATGTTGTGGAAACAAAGTATATAAATAGGTGTGTGGAAATATGAAAAAGACAACCATAACATCTCAATAActc
This region includes:
- the LOC116187182 gene encoding alanine--tRNA ligase, which produces MLLLSKRVSWPCLCDRRSRASTVGGATASAIALPSLPPLQLIFPSRISSGASSSSAAAATATATMGQAEELWPASRVRDTFIKFFEGKNHFNWRSSPVVPLNDPTLLFANAGMNQFKPIFLGTVDPNSPLSKLTRACNTQKCIRAGGKHNDLDDVGKDTYHHTFFEMLGNWSFGDYFKKEAIEWAWELLTKVYKLPSDRFYATYFGGDEKAGLAPDHEARDIWLQFLPPGHVLPFGCKDNFWEMGDTGPCGPCTEIHFDRIGNRDAASLVNNDDPTCIEIWNLVFIQFNRETDGSLKPLPAKHVDTGMGFERLTSVLQKKMSNYDTDVFLPIFDAIQQATGARPYSGKVGADDVDKIDMAYRVVADHIRTLSFAIADGSCPGNEGREYVLRRILRRAVRYGSEVLKAQEGFFNGLVAVVVKLMGDVFPELKQHEVRIREIIAEEEASFGKTLLKGIEKFKKAAQDVQGKILSGQEAFLLWDTYGFPLDLTQLMAEERGLVVDVQGFNSAMEEARERSRSVQIKQNGGAIVMDADATSSLHKKGVAATDDSLKFIWFQDHKSTIRAIYTGNEFLENASCGDEVGLVLETTSFYAEQGGQICDTGLLEGPFGSFEVCNVQIYGGFVLHIGSLSTEAGGMTVGDEVICKVDYERRKLIAPNHTCTHMLNFALREVLGNHVDQKGSIVLPDKLRFDFSHGKQVETELMRKIESIVNEQIKAELDVFAKEATLSEAKRINGLRAVFGEIYPDPVRVVSIGRKVEDLLSDPDNEAWLSYSAELCGGTHISNTREAKAFALVSEESVAKGIRRMTAFTADCALKAFELADSLGQEINDAYKIEGSMLEKKVASLKSRVEAAQIPASRKANIKTKMTALQAEVKKAQKKIAEANVKKAVGEAMKAAESAASDGKGFCVCRVDVGQDAAAVREAVLKARDQKGLSVMVFSTDEASNKVVVCAAVPQGNGKGKELEVSEWVAAAMQPINGRSGKGKAGLASGQGTDASQLDESIELANSFAAMKLR